TCACAAATCTATGTGGAAGGCTCACTCCGCTACCGAAAGGTCCTCGATAGATCCGGCTTTACTCGTGTCATCCCTGAAATCTTTGCCGAAACAATCAAATTTTTATCCAAACCAGCTCCTAAAGATCATACTTTCTCTTACCAAGAAAGCCCTATTTCAACCCAATCTACCTCTTCAGACCTACCTCTTAGCTATTCCAGCGATGATTTTGCCACTCAAGACCCACGCTTACTCTTTAAAGATGACCTCGACGACCTACCTTTCTAGCAATTTCCATGCCCAAACCCTTCAAAATTGCCCCAAAAAACATGTCAATTTTTTAGAATTTTTTGACATCTACAAACTTAGAATTCATAAGCCCTCCCAGACATCCCCCTTCCCAATTGATATTCCTTTTGACATATCTCTTTTTGTAACAAAGTTTCTCTCTATCTACAAGCCCTACGCCAAATCTAATATTCTTACTTTTTATGCTATGTCCCACTCTTTCCCATCTTATCCTTCTTTGCCCTCACATTTTGCAAAACTATGTAATAAGCCCTTTCTCTCCACAACCTTGTTATACAATTACCCTGTCCCGCCCTTTCCCACCTCATCCCTCTGCCTAATTTTTTAGCACATTATCCCACGCCAAAGCACACCAAAACACGGAAATCCTCAACTTTTTTCCTGGAATTTCCTCAACCAAATTCCTGGAATTTCCTCAACTTTTTTCCTGGAATGAACATAGAGATAGTATAACTGATATTTTGACCCTGTAGATTTAAAGGAGTTGAGGTAACTTTTCTCCTAAAATACTCTATAAATTCTATAAATGCTCTTTTGTCTGAATAAAGGATCAAGACTACGAATTCTTCCCCGCCAAACCTGGCTACTATGTCTTCTTCTCTTTTAAAGGTTTCTTTTAGTTTTTCAGCCAAATCTTTTAATACTAAATCTCCTACTTCATGACCGTAAGTATCGTTGATTTGTTTAAAATTATCTATATCTATCACCAAACAAGCCAGGTTCAAATTTCTTCTTTTGGCTATACTTAGAAATTTAGGGGCTTCTTCCATAAAATATCGTCTGTTATAAAGCCCTGTAAGTGGGTCATGATAGGCTAAAAACTCAAGTTCTTGTATTAACTCTATGAGGTCCAAGGTGTTGTGCACTCTTACCATAAATTCTTCTTGACTAAAAGGTTTTCTCAAAAAATCATTGGCCCCTGCCTTTAGTAAAACAGGTATCATTTTGGTTTTTACTATGCCTGAAACGACTATAATCCCTAACGCACTTTTAGAATAACCCCTCCTAATCTCGTAAAGAAACTCCAAGGTATCTTCTTCTGGAAAATAATAATCAAGTATCAGTAGTTTAATTTGAGGGTCTTCCTTAAGTATTTTTTGAGCTTCCCTAAGGCTTGAGGCTTCTACAACCTGAAAAAGCATATTTTTTAAAATGTTTGCAATAATCTTTCTATCAACAGGCATATCTTCTACCACTAAAACTTTAGTCTGAGAATTTTTAAGGGTCCTTTTTATACTAAGAATTAGATTCTCGACAATATTTGGGGTTCCTTTTACTAAATAGTCTACTACCCCTTTATCCAAAATAGATTCTCTTAAGTTTTCGTCATATGAAGCGGTTAAAACTATCGTAGGGACGTTATGAGACAGCAAAAAATCGATAGCCTCACCTTTTTCTGCATCTGGAAGATGATAATCACACACCGCAAGCCCGATGTTTTGCCTTTCCTTTTTCAAGCATTTTTGGGTCTCTGATAGGTTTTCTGCAGTAATTACCGGTAAAGAAAGCCTTTGAGAAATAAGCTTGGAGACAGCCTTTAATATAATCCTATCATCATCTACTAAAAGGATCTTGTTCTTTTGACAAGGCAACGTATCTTGCATCGTATAAGTACTTAATTTTTATTTTTATTATTAATATTTAACAATTTTAAACAACGAAAGTGGGTTGTCAAGTTCGAAAGTTTGTTTTAAAAATTTTAACAAAGAAAAGTTAGGGATATAAACTCTAACCCAAACTTCTTGTTTTTTTATTTCCATCTCTGTGCCTTCTGGAAAGTTAAGAGTAGCAAACCTATTTAACCAGAGTTCTTTTTCTGTTAAAGGTTCGATTTTGTAGACTTTTTTCTCTCTTTTTAAACTTGGTTTTTCTTGTCTTTCTACTACTTTAACGATACGGAGACCTGGGTAAAACTCTAATCCTTGCAATTTTGTAGAAAGGCCTGACTCATACATAGCCAACCCTATGGTTTCCCTCTCTGAAAAAACACCGATAGGGAGGGCATCATCCACGACTATTTTGGGATGAGGGTGAAACCCTGAAGTATAAACCAAGGGGAATCCAAGTTTGTTTAAGACTAACACAAAGAGTCTTATCACCTCAAGCTGGGAAAGAAAAACCGCTTTATCTTTTTTGGTATAATAAATCTCATACCAATATTCTTTAACCCCTTTAAAAGGAAATAAAGGTTTATTCTGTATATCTAACTTTACTTCTTCGAGCTCTTTTTTGCTCAATAAGTTTTTAATCTCTTCATTGCAAACCCCGCATTTACTGCATCGATCAAACCTACAATCTTTAGTAATTTCACCTTGGTAAGCCTTAGCTCTTTCTTTTATTAAAAACTCCTTAGAAACTCTCAGGTCTATATGTTCCCAAGGAAGATTTTCTTCTAAAGACCTTTCTCTTAGGTAGGTGTTTAGGTCAACCCCAACCTCTTTAGCAGCCTCAATCCAAAGACTTAAGTTAAAAAAGTCTTTCCAGCTATCAAACCTTGCCCCTTTCTGATAGGCTCTTTCTATCACCAAACCTATGGTTCTATCTCCTCTGGCAATCACTCCCTCGAGAAAACTTTGCTCAGGGTGATGGTACCGAAGGTTCTTCCCTAACCTTCTTTTTAAAAATTTAATTTTCTCATAGGTTTCTTCTAAGGAAATCTGTCTTTCCCATTGAAATGGAGTATGGGGTTTAGGAATAAACGTTGAAACTGAGACAGTTATACTAACTTGGGGGACTTCTTTTCTAAGGGTTCGAAAAAGCTGATAGATGCCTTCTAAATCTTCTTCTTTTTCTGTAGGAAGGCCGATCATAAAATAAAGTTTTACCTTGGTCCACCCATGTTTTTTGGCAAGTCTTATGTCTTCTATAAGCTGAGCAATATCTATATCTTTATTTATAACCTTTCTCAGCCTTTCTGTTCCTGCTTCTGGGGCAAAAGTAAGGCCGGTTTTTCTTCCAAGTTTTATAAACTCTAACAGTTCGTCATCGATACTACCTACCCTTAAAGAAGGAAGAGAAAATGAATACTTTCTACAAGGTGTGTTTAGATAAAACTCTTCTTTTAGTTTTTTTACCAACGTTTTAAGTGCAGTATAATCTCCAGCAGAAAGGCTCATTAAAGAGGCTTCTGTAATCCCGGTAGTTAGAAAATTTTTCTTTATCTGGTTTATCACATAAAACGGGTCTTTTTCTCTTACAGGGCGATAGTAAAAACTTGCCTCGCAAAAACGACATCCCCTGGTACAACCTCTTGAAATTTCCATCGGGATTCGGTCGTGAGAAAGCTCGATTACAGGGATACCAAACTCCCAACTTAAGGTTTCTAAGTTTAAATCCTTTAAAATCCTTCTTTTCACCTGGTTTCTTATCAGAGGAACATAAACTCCCTCTATTTTGGTTAATTCTTCCCAGAGGGTGGTACGAGGTTTTCCACTATTTTTCCAGTTTTTATAAACCTCAAACACCTCAAAAATAGCCTCTTCTGCGTCTCCTATGATAAAAGCATCAAAAAACTCTGCTACAGGCTCTGGATTCCCACAACTTGGACCTCCCCCTAAAACTAGGGGAGCATCTCTTTCTCTGTGGTGAGCCCTTAAAGGAATTCCAGCAAGGTCTAATATCTGTAAGATTCCGGTAGCTGAAAGCTCATAAGCATAGCTTATTCCTATGACGTCAAAATCTCTGAGAGGCTTTCGGTAGTTCCAACTTAATAAAGGATAGCCTTTAGTCTTTAAGGCATTTTCTAAGTCAGGGGCTACAGCAAAACCTAAATCTGCTAAATATTGTTCTTTCTGGTTGACCAGATAAGCTAAAATGTTAATTCCTAAATGGGAACGACCTATTTCATAGAGGTCTGGATAGCAAAAGCAAATCTTTAGGTCTGTCTTTTCCCAGGCTTTTTTCTTGAAAAAAGGTTCTTCTCCTAAGTACCGAGAAGGCTTTTTAATGTTTATAAGTATTTGATAAGGATAGTCAGCCATTTTCACTTTTCCTATTTAAGGTTATTTTTAAAACTTACCACAAACTTTTAAAATTAAAAAAAAGTTTTAAAATTTATACAAACTAAATTTTAAGAGGTTAAAAAGATGTTAGCAAAAATTTTTAGCTGGTTTTCGAAAGATATGGCTATAGATTTAGGAACTGCGAATACCCTTATCTACCTAAAAGGTAGAGGGATCATTCTTAGTGAACCCTCTGTAGTAGCGGTTAAAGAGGATGGAAGGTTTAAAAAGGTGATAGCTGTAGGAGAAGAAGCAAAAAAGATGGTAGGGAAAACACCAGGAAGTATTAAGGCTATAAGACCATTGAGGGAAGGGGTTATTGCTGATTTTGAGGTAACAGAAGCAATGATCAGATACTTTATTCAGAAAGTGCACAATAGGGGATATTTTGTAAAACCAAGGATTATCATAAGTGTACCTTCTGGGACTACCCAGGTTGAAAGAAGGGCGGTAAAAGAAAGCGCAGAAACCGCCGGGGCAAGAGAGGTGTATCTGATAGAAGAGCCCATGGCAGCAGCCATAGGGGCAGGACTTCCGGTGACTGAACCTGTGGCCAACATGATAGTAGACATCGGAGGAGGAACAACCGAGGTAGCCGTTATCTCCCTTGGAGGAATAGTGGTCAGCCATTCCCTTAAAGTTGCAGGGGATAAAATAGATGAGGCCATTGCAAGTTATATCAAAAAGAGATACAACCTTTTGATAGGAGAAGCTACAGCAGAGCAGATCAAAATCAACGTAGGAGATGTTTTACCTGAAGAACCTTATGCTACGATGGAAATAAAGGGAAGGGATCTGGTTACAGGAATACCTAAAACCATTATTATTACCTCTAAGGAAATACAAGAAGCTATCAAAGAACCTGTAGACATGATAATCCAAGTGATAAAACAGGTGCTAGAGGAGACTCCTCCTGAATTAGCGGCTGACATGGTAGACAGAGGGATTGTTTTAAGTGGAGGGGGTGCATTGCTTAAAAACTTAGACAAACTTATTCAAAAAGAAACCGGGCTTAATGTCACCATAGCAGAAAATCCTCTTCATTGTGTAGCCTTAGGGGCAGGTAAAGCCCTTGATGAGATAGACAGGCTAAAAGAGGTGATGGTTCAGGCTTAAGAAAGGTTCTTGGTCTTAGCTAAAAACTTTTCTGCACAGGCTTTAGAACAAAAATAGTAGGTTTTGCCTTGAACTTCTATCTTTAAGGCTTCTTCTTTTTTTACGTAGGTTTGGCAGGTTTCGTCAAAAACCAAGTCTGCTACCTTTTTTTTATCCTTTAAACTTACAGTCTTTTTCCGTTTTTTAAAATAAAGATAATAGACTAATAAAGCTAACACTAATATCAAAAAGAGTTTCATTGCAGCACACCTATCTTTTTTACGTTTTTTACAAAAAGATTTCTTTTTTCTTCAAAAATATCTTTTAAAGATTTTCTTAACACAGGATGAACCCAATCTGGAACAAGTTCAACCACTGGTACCATAACAAAATCTCTTAAGTGTGCTAAAGGATGAGGAAGGGTTAAAACGTTTGTCTCTAAGTTTAGGTCTTCATAAAAGATAAGGTCTATGTCGATAAAACGATCCTGGTAATCTCTTTTGGTGACCTTGGGGATCTTCCCCAAAGTGGCCTCGATCTTTTTGATCTCAAAAAGAAGGGCAAAGGGGGATAAAGAGGTTTCTACTAAAGCTATCAGGTTGTAAAAAGAAAAGGGGGTTGTGAACCCCCATGGTGAGGTTTCGTAAATATTTGAAATAGCCTTTATTTTTATCCCTATCTGTTGTAAACAAAATATCGCTTGTTTTAGATTTTCTCGTCGGTTACCTAAATTTGACCCCAAACTAAGAACCGCCTTTTTTAAAACTTGAGGGTAGCTAACCGCCCTACCGCCTCCTTTAACCTTTGAATGTCTACTGTAAGGGCTATTCTAAAATATCCTTCTCCAGCAGAACCAAAACCTACACCAGGGGTTACCACTATTGCTAAATCCTGTAAAACTTTTTTACAAAACTCTCTTGAATCCATCCCTTCCGGAACTTTTACCCAAAGATAAAAGGTAGCAGAAGGCTTTTTTAACTGATATCCCAGGCGTTCAAGTTCTGCACATAAAAAGTCTCTTCTTTCCTTAAATACTTTTATCAAAGAAGGAGTTATTTTTTCAAGATTGTTTAATGCATAAGCCCCTGCTTCCTGGATGGCTGTAAAGGCTCCTGAATCTATGTTACTTTTTACCTTAGCTAAAGCAGAAACCAAGGTGGCATTACCTACCGCAAAACCTATCCTCCAACCTGTCATACAAAAGGTCTTAGATAAACTGTGGAATTCTATAGCTATCTCTTTAGCCCCTTCAACTTCAAAAATGCTTATAGGAGGCTCTTCGTAATACATTTCTATATAAGCGGCGTCATGAGCCACGATAAAATTGTATTTTTTAGCAAGGGCTATAACCTCTTTGAAAAACTCCTTAGAAGCCGTGGCACCGGTAGGATTGTTAGGGTAGTTTAACCATAAAATTTTAGTTCTTTCTAAGATCTGTGTTGGAACTTTGGTAAAGTCTGGTAAGAAATCGTTTTCCCAGGTAAGAGGAAGATAAAAAGGTTCTCCGTCGGTAAAAATAGCCCCTAAGTGATAAACCGGATACCCCGGATCTGGGCAGAGGACTATATCACCTGGATTTACAAAGGCTATCGGGAAATGGGCTATACCTTCTTTAGACCCGATAAGGGTGGTTACTTCGGTTTCAGGGTCAAAATCAAGCCCAAAACGTCTTTTCATGTAATCTGCACAGGCTTTACGGTAAAAAAATGCTCCTGCGTTTGAGGGATATTTATGATTCTCTGGTTTTTCCAAAGCTCTTTTGGCTACCTCTACGATTTCAGCCGGAGTAGGTAAGTCAGGGTCTCCTATGCCAAGGTCTATAACATCTGCCCCTTCTTTAAGCTTTTCTGATTTCAAACGGTCTATCTCCACAAAAAGATAGGGAGGAACTTTTTTTAGTCTGTTAGAAAGTTCCATCTTAAGCCTCCTTTATCGTTCTCTTTTCCCTTCGATAAATTCTAAAACCATCTGTCTGGCTATATGGTCAGGGAATTGTTTAGGAGGATGTTTCATCGTATAAGCAGAGATGGAAAGTAAAGGACCTCCTATACCTCTATCTTTGGCAAGCTTAGCACATCTTATCGCATCTAAGGCAGATCCTGCAGAGTTTGGAGAATCTTCTACCTCTAACTTAACCTCTACAGAAAGAGGAACCCCTCCAAAATGTTCTCCCTCAAGCCTAATATAGGCAATTTTTTTGTCCTTTAACCAGGGAACCCAGTCTGAAGGACCTATATGCACATTTTCCCATCCTATGTCGTAAGGCAGAAGGCTGGTTACAGCCTCTGTCTTAGAAATCTTTTTGGTTTTTAAACGGCCTCTTTCTAACATGTTTAAAAAATCGGTATTTCCACCAAAGTTTAACTGATAAGTCCTTTTTAAAGGTATACCTCTGTCTATAAAAAGCTGCACCAAAGTTCTATGTAAAATGGTTGCACCAAGTTGAGATTTTATGTCGTCCCCCACCGCAGGGATACCTTCTTTTTCAAACCTAGCTCCCCATTCTGGGTCTGAAACTATAAAGGTGGGCATGGCGTTTACAAAAGCAACCCCTGCCTTTAAACAAACCTCGGCATAAAACCTGGCTGCCTGTTCAGACCCTACTGGCACATAATTTATCAACACATCTGCCTGGGTTTCCTTAAGAACAGCCACCATGTCTTCCAAACTGTCTTCTTTTTCTGGAGAAATTTGGAAACTTTTATCTACAGGAAAATTAAACATATGGTTAGCAACTCCGTCTAAAACCTTACCTTTCCTTACTTTCACGTTAAGCTTGGGAACGTCTCTGTAAAAAATGGTAGTACAGTTAGGGGGACTAAAAATAGCCTCAGACAAATCTTTTCCTACCTTTCTTGCGTCTACATCCCAGGCAGCCACAAATTCTATGTCTGAAGGTTTATAATCTCCTATCTTAGGAAACATGATGCCATGAATCTTTGAAAGGTCTACCTCTTTATAATAAAAAACCCCTTGGACTAAAGAACTTGCACAGTTTCCTACCCCAGCGATAGCCACCTTTACAGTCTTAGACATTATATAGTCCTCCTAAAACAATTTTTCGACTTTATAAAAATATCATAAACCATAATAATATCAATCCAACAGTATTTATTCAGTTTAAATTTCTTAAGTTTTTTCTTCTATCCTTATCGGAGTTATTCCCATCACTATTTCTCCAGGCAACAACGTTATAATCCTTACTCCTTTAGTAGCCCTCCCTTGTTGAGGCACATCTTGAGAGGAAATCCTTATTGCTTTACCAGAACTTGAAAAAACCACAAAGTCTTCTTTTTCAAAAGTAGCTACCCCATCTGCTAAATATCCTGTTTTTTCGTTTAATCCATGAGCTATGATACCCTTTCCTCCTCTTCCTTGTAACCTAAAATCAGAAAAGGGGGTTTTTTTACCAAAACCTTTTTCTGTGATCGTAAAAAGATATCCTTGGGAAGAAGTCTTTATTAATCCTAAAACTTCATCGTTGGCGTCTAACCTAATACCTACCACCCCTTCAGCCTGCCTTTTGGTGACACCAAGTTCCTCTTCCTCAAAATGAAGGCTCATCCCTTTCTTGGTCAAAAAAAGCAGACGATCGTTACCGTTGGTAATCACACCTTTACAAAGTCTATCTCCTTTTTTTAGACTTATCACTATAAGCCCGTTTTTCCTTAGGTTTTTTAATTCTTCTATCTCAAGTTTTTTAACGATACCTTTGGCTGTAGCCAAGACTAAAAACCCTTCTTCAGCAGGAGGAAGCACAAAGGACACAGGACTTTCCAGGTTAGGGAGCAAATTCTTGATATAAGTTCCCTTAACTGTTTTTCCAGAAAAGGAAAGCTCTCTAAGGTCAAGTGGGTATACCTTCCCGTCTTCTGTAAAAATCCACAAAACCGCTGTAGCCTCTGTCTGGATGGCAACTTTTAACCTTTCTTCAGAGGTAAAGGCTAAACTACCTTTCCCCCCTCTTTTTTGCGGGCTGAAAAGTTCTAAAGGAAGCTTTCTCACGTACCCTTCTTCACTTATCAAAAACAAAACTTCTTCCGAAGGTAACTTCTCTTCCTGAATTACCTCATCCGAGTCATCTTCAAAAATGATCTGAGTTCTTCTTTCATCTCCATATTTTTCTTTTATTTCTTTCAATTCTTCTTCTACTACCGCAAGAAGAGTGGGCTCATGGGTTAAAATCTTCTCATAATAACTTATAGCCCTTTTAATTTCTTCATACTCGAGGAGTATCTTTTCTCTTTCTAAGGCTGTTAACCTTTGAAGTCTAAGGTTTAAAATCTCCTGAGCTTGTATCTCGCTAAAATCAAACCTCTTTATAAGGGCTTCTTTCGCTTCCTTAGGAGTTTGAGATTTCTTGATAAGTTCTATAATTTCGTCTATATGAGAAAGTGCCTTTAAAAAACCTTCTAAAATATGAAGTCTTTCCTTAGATTTCCTAAGCTCATATTGCGTCCTTCTTATAATAACAGTCTTTCTCCAGTTTAAGAAATTTTGCAAAATATCCTTAAGATTAAGGACCTCAGGTTTTCCGTTAACCAAAGCCAACATGATAACACCAAAAGAAGTCTGAAGAGGAGTCATCTCGTAAATCTTTTTTAAGATAGTATAAGGGGCGTTCGCCCATTCTTTCTTAAGTTCAACCACAATCCTTATACCCTCTCTGTCAGACTCATCTCGTACTTCTGCGATACCTTCGATTTTCTTATCTTTAGCCAATTGAGCTATCTTTTCTACCACCTTAGCTTTGCTAACCTGATAGGGAATTTCGTCAAAGACTATCCTAACTTTATCTTTTTCTCGTTCTATCTTATGCTTAGCCTTAAGTTTTATACTTCCTCTACCTGTAGTATAGGCCTGTTTTATGCCTTCAGTGCCTACGATATAGGCTCCGGTAGGAAAGTCTGGCCCTTTTATATATTGCATCAAATCTTCTACTGATGCCTCAGGATTTCTCAAAAGGAAAATTAGCCCGTTGATTACTTCGGAAAGGTTATGAGGTGGGATGCTAGTTGCCATTCCAACCGCTATTCCTGATGAGCCGTTTATCAAAAGATTAGGAATTTTGGAAGGTAAAACTACAGGTTCTTTCAAGGTGTTATCATAGTTAGGGACAAACTCTACCGTTTCTTTTTCTATGTCTGCTAAAAGTTCATGGGCGATCTTAGCAAGCCTTACTTCAGTATATCTCATCGCGGCAGGAGCATCCCCGTCGACAGAACCAAAGTTTCCTTGTCCATCTATAAGAGGATATCTCATGGTAAAATCTTGAGCCATTCTTACTATAGACTCATAAACAGGCATATCTCCGTGAGGATGATATTTACCGATAACCTCTCCCACAATTCTTGCACTTTTTTTGTAAGGCTTATTCCAGTCGTTTCCTGTTTCATACATAGCATAAAGGATTCTTCTTTGAACAGGCTTTAAACCATCCCTTACATCAGGAAGAGCTCTCCCCACGATAACACTCATCGCATAGTCTAAATAAGATTCCTTGAGCTCTTCTTCTAAAGAAACAGTGATTACTTCTGACATATCTTTACTACACCTCCTTCTTAAGGTGCTCTATCCCTTTTAAAATAGACTCTTTTACCTGTTGAGCTAAAACCTGTTTGTCCCTTAAAGACAAACCAGTAGTCTCTATAGGTGCTCCTAAATAAACCCCTACCTTCCTTCTTTTTCCTACCTTTAACCAAAGAGACCCCTTAGGTAAAATATCTTTTGTCCCCCACAGAGAAACAGGCACTACCTTCACCTGAGCTTTAATCGGGATTAAAAACCCCCCAAGCTTAAAAGGCAAAAGATCTCCGTCCTTACTTCGTGTACCTTCAGGAAAAACTACCAGAGAAACCCCTTCTTTTAACCTTTCTACGCAGGCTAAGATACTTTTAAACCCCTCCTTAGGGTCTTCTCTTTCCACAGGCACATATCCTAACGCCTTTAATCCCCATCCAAAAAAAGGGATGTTAAAAAGACTTTTTTTGGCTAAAAACCTTATGTTATAGGCTTCAAGTACCTTTTCTAAAACCGGGATATCGAGCTGACTTTGATGATTACTCATAAAAACATAACTACCCTTAGGTAAATCTATCTCTTGATAAACCTTGATCTCTATCCCTAATACCTTTAACAACCCTTTACACCAGATTCTTGCCCAAAAATGTTTTCTTATCAATAAAGCTAAACTTCCGAAAACAGGAACGGTTACTAAACAATAGACCCAGCACAAAAAATTTCTTAGAACCTCAGCCACCTTT
Above is a genomic segment from Thermodesulfobacterium commune DSM 2178 containing:
- a CDS encoding lysophospholipid acyltransferase family protein, encoding MEKVAEVLRNFLCWVYCLVTVPVFGSLALLIRKHFWARIWCKGLLKVLGIEIKVYQEIDLPKGSYVFMSNHQSQLDIPVLEKVLEAYNIRFLAKKSLFNIPFFGWGLKALGYVPVEREDPKEGFKSILACVERLKEGVSLVVFPEGTRSKDGDLLPFKLGGFLIPIKAQVKVVPVSLWGTKDILPKGSLWLKVGKRRKVGVYLGAPIETTGLSLRDKQVLAQQVKESILKGIEHLKKEV